One window of the Natronomonas marina genome contains the following:
- the rpsJ gene encoding 30S ribosomal protein S10, with protein sequence MQQARVRLAGTRPEDLDDICDDVREIADKTGVTLSGPVPLPTKNLEIPARKSPDGEGTATWEHWEMRVHKRLIDIDADERALRQLMRIQVPNDVSIEIVLED encoded by the coding sequence ATGCAACAGGCACGCGTTCGCCTCGCGGGAACACGACCCGAGGACCTCGACGACATCTGCGACGACGTCCGCGAGATCGCGGACAAGACGGGCGTCACGCTGTCGGGCCCGGTGCCGCTCCCGACGAAGAACCTGGAGATTCCCGCCCGCAAGTCCCCGGACGGCGAGGGGACCGCGACGTGGGAGCACTGGGAGATGCGCGTCCACAAGCGGCTCATCGACATCGACGCCGACGAACGCGCGCTCCGCCAGCTGATGCGGATCCAGGTTCCCAACGACGTCTCCATCGAGATCGTCCTCGAGGACTGA
- the tuf gene encoding translation elongation factor EF-1 subunit alpha, translating into MSDKPHQNLAVIGHVDHGKSTMVGRLLFETGSVPEHVIEQYREEAEEKGKGGFEFAYVMDNLAEERERGVTIDIAHQEFDTDEYYFTIVDCPGHRDFVKNMITGASQADNAVLVVAADDGVQPQTQEHVFLARTLGIDELIVAVNKMDLVDYSETDYKQVVEEVKELLQQVQFNVDDASFIPTSAFEGDNVSEASDNTPWYDDETLLEALNSLPEPQPPTDAPLRLPIQDVYTISGIGTVPVGRVETGLLNTGDNVSFQPSDVGGEVKTIEMHHEEVPKAEPGDNVGFNVRGIGKDDIRRGDVCGPADDPPTVAETFQAQVVVMQHPSVITAGYTPVFHAHTAQVACTIESIDKKIDPSSGEVAEENPDFIQSGDAAVVTVRPQKPLSIESSNDIPELGSFAIRDMGQTVAAGKVLSVNER; encoded by the coding sequence ATGAGCGACAAACCGCACCAGAACCTGGCCGTCATCGGCCACGTCGACCACGGAAAGAGCACGATGGTCGGGCGGCTCCTCTTCGAGACCGGGAGCGTACCCGAGCACGTCATCGAGCAGTACCGCGAGGAAGCAGAAGAGAAGGGCAAGGGCGGCTTCGAGTTCGCCTACGTGATGGACAACCTCGCCGAGGAGCGCGAGCGCGGCGTCACCATCGACATCGCCCACCAGGAGTTCGACACCGACGAGTACTACTTCACCATCGTCGACTGTCCGGGCCACCGCGACTTCGTCAAGAACATGATCACCGGCGCGAGCCAGGCCGACAACGCGGTCCTGGTCGTCGCCGCCGACGACGGCGTCCAGCCGCAGACCCAGGAGCACGTCTTCCTGGCCCGCACCCTGGGCATCGACGAGCTCATCGTCGCCGTCAACAAGATGGACCTCGTCGACTACAGCGAGACCGACTACAAGCAGGTCGTCGAGGAAGTCAAGGAACTGCTCCAGCAGGTCCAGTTCAACGTCGACGACGCCTCGTTCATCCCGACCTCGGCCTTCGAGGGCGACAACGTCTCCGAGGCGTCCGACAACACGCCCTGGTACGACGACGAGACGCTGCTGGAGGCCCTCAACAGCCTGCCGGAGCCGCAGCCGCCGACGGACGCGCCGCTGCGTCTCCCCATCCAGGACGTCTACACCATCTCGGGTATCGGGACCGTCCCGGTCGGCCGCGTCGAGACCGGCCTGCTGAACACGGGCGACAACGTCTCCTTCCAGCCGAGCGACGTCGGTGGCGAGGTCAAGACCATCGAGATGCACCACGAGGAGGTCCCCAAGGCCGAGCCCGGTGACAACGTCGGATTCAACGTCCGCGGCATCGGCAAGGACGACATCCGCCGTGGCGACGTCTGTGGCCCGGCCGACGACCCGCCGACGGTCGCCGAGACCTTCCAGGCGCAGGTCGTCGTGATGCAGCACCCCTCGGTCATCACCGCGGGCTACACGCCGGTGTTCCACGCCCACACGGCGCAGGTCGCCTGTACCATCGAGTCCATCGACAAGAAGATCGACCCCTCCTCCGGCGAGGTCGCCGAGGAGAACCCCGACTTCATCCAGTCGGGCGACGCCGCCGTCGTCACCGTCCGGCCCCAGAAGCCGCTCAGCATCGAGTCCTCGAACGACATCCCCGAGCTGGGCAGCTTCGCCATCCGCGACATGGGCCAGACGGTCGCGGCCGGCAAGGTCCTCAGCGTCAACGAGCGATAA
- a CDS encoding homoserine dehydrogenase, which translates to MRLAVVGAGAVGTSVVELAGEYGHDVVALADSTSSVVDEDGLNPEEVLSRKRSRGVVGSADVDAALEADYDVLVEATPTTLGDAEPGFSHVRRALERDRHVVLANKGPVAERYDEVRELEADSAGSVLFEAAVGGAIPVLSTVDDLDGQVTAARGVLNGTANFILSRMAAEGLGYEHVLAEAQDLGVAEADPTFDVEGTDAALKCVILANVLYEASYTLADATVEGIADLPGSALELAAEDGRTIRLIGEVADGAVRVGPRLVPESGTLAVSGTLNIVQLETEHAGRLNISGRGAGGPETASAVLADVGRLPPLE; encoded by the coding sequence GTGAGACTCGCCGTCGTCGGCGCGGGCGCGGTCGGGACGTCCGTCGTCGAGTTGGCCGGCGAGTACGGTCACGACGTCGTCGCACTCGCGGACTCGACGAGTTCCGTCGTCGACGAGGACGGGCTGAACCCCGAGGAGGTCCTCTCGCGCAAGCGGAGTCGCGGCGTGGTCGGCAGCGCGGACGTCGACGCCGCCTTGGAGGCCGACTACGACGTCCTCGTCGAGGCGACGCCGACCACGCTCGGCGACGCCGAGCCGGGCTTTTCGCACGTCCGGCGGGCGCTGGAGCGGGACCGCCACGTCGTGCTTGCGAACAAGGGGCCGGTCGCGGAGCGCTACGACGAGGTGCGCGAACTGGAGGCCGACTCGGCGGGGTCCGTGCTGTTCGAGGCGGCCGTCGGCGGCGCCATCCCGGTGCTGTCGACGGTCGACGACCTCGACGGCCAGGTGACCGCCGCCCGGGGCGTCCTCAACGGGACGGCGAACTTCATCCTCTCGCGGATGGCCGCCGAGGGGCTGGGCTACGAGCACGTCCTGGCGGAGGCCCAGGACCTCGGCGTCGCCGAGGCCGACCCGACCTTCGACGTCGAGGGCACCGACGCGGCCCTGAAGTGCGTCATCCTGGCGAACGTGCTGTACGAGGCGTCGTACACCCTCGCGGACGCGACGGTCGAGGGTATCGCCGACCTGCCGGGCAGCGCCCTGGAGCTGGCCGCCGAGGACGGCCGGACCATCCGGCTCATCGGCGAGGTGGCCGACGGCGCGGTCCGGGTCGGACCGCGACTGGTGCCCGAAAGCGGGACGCTCGCGGTCTCGGGGACGCTCAACATCGTCCAGCTGGAGACCGAACACGCCGGCCGGCTGAACATCTCCGGGCGCGGGGCGGGCGGGCCCGAGACCGCGAGCGCGGTGCTGGCCGACGTCGGACGCCTGCCGCCGCTGGAGTAG
- a CDS encoding amino acid-binding protein, with product MSEADARSYTVRLELVDEPGELLRALEPIADNGGNLLSIFHERGNVTPRGHIPVEVDLEATQTQFDVIVDALREAGVNVIQAGAERYSEELTVVLVGDLVETDLSDTLRRVQDCGGVSVADVSLSAPAGTGGPSSARLRLVASEGRTAEALSAVREVADGKGLRVVEPLTEGSA from the coding sequence ATGAGCGAGGCGGACGCCCGGTCGTACACGGTCCGGCTGGAGCTCGTCGACGAACCCGGCGAACTGCTGCGCGCGCTCGAGCCCATCGCCGACAACGGCGGGAACCTGCTCTCTATCTTCCACGAGCGCGGCAACGTCACACCGCGCGGACACATCCCGGTGGAGGTCGACCTCGAGGCCACCCAGACGCAGTTCGACGTCATCGTCGACGCGCTGCGGGAGGCCGGCGTCAACGTCATCCAGGCCGGCGCCGAGCGCTACAGCGAGGAGCTGACGGTCGTGCTTGTCGGCGACCTCGTCGAGACGGACCTCTCGGACACGCTGCGGCGAGTGCAGGACTGCGGCGGCGTCTCGGTCGCGGACGTGTCGCTGTCGGCGCCGGCCGGCACGGGCGGTCCCTCCAGCGCCCGGTTGCGGCTGGTCGCAAGCGAGGGCCGAACGGCGGAGGCGCTGTCGGCCGTCCGCGAGGTGGCCGACGGGAAGGGACTCAGGGTCGTCGAGCCGCTGACGGAGGGGTCGGCGTGA
- a CDS encoding DUF7537 family lipoprotein codes for MTLVAALVCLVALSGCSALIGDEGTPAPTAEPDGTVTATATPTGSPGTPTTATEDAGATPTTTPTTVPSTPTATRTGETSGTSFDASALEAAHVRSLRDAGSFRTSSSLVIRNETTTRIINGSYVIEAGGPALNSANVTFVTESETSDFPPTTRYTEGETTYERRIEDDRIVYRKGVEPYNVSDPDPVDPRVAYTLGSIATAVVNGSTWNVTGTGTLEGADVTRYEASGDAFDAEGYPNANGTATLVVDETGIVRFVAYRFAATPDGERTEYVYEAGYTDVGATTVEEPEWTAEA; via the coding sequence GTGACGCTTGTGGCCGCTCTCGTCTGTCTGGTCGCCCTCTCGGGCTGTTCGGCGCTGATCGGTGACGAGGGAACGCCCGCACCGACGGCCGAGCCCGACGGGACCGTAACGGCCACTGCGACCCCGACGGGGTCGCCGGGGACGCCGACGACCGCGACGGAAGACGCCGGGGCGACCCCGACGACGACACCCACGACGGTGCCGTCCACCCCGACGGCGACCCGAACGGGGGAAACCTCGGGAACCTCGTTCGACGCATCGGCCCTCGAAGCGGCTCACGTCCGCAGTCTCCGGGACGCCGGGAGCTTCCGAACCTCGAGTTCGCTCGTGATCCGCAACGAGACCACGACACGGATCATAAACGGGAGCTACGTGATCGAGGCGGGCGGGCCGGCGCTGAACTCGGCGAACGTGACGTTCGTCACCGAGAGCGAAACCAGCGACTTCCCGCCGACGACCCGGTACACGGAAGGTGAGACGACCTACGAGCGCCGAATCGAGGACGACCGGATCGTCTACCGGAAGGGCGTCGAGCCGTACAACGTCTCGGATCCCGACCCGGTCGATCCCAGGGTCGCCTACACGCTGGGGAGCATCGCTACGGCGGTCGTCAACGGCTCGACGTGGAACGTGACCGGGACCGGAACCCTCGAGGGAGCCGACGTCACGCGGTACGAGGCGTCCGGCGACGCGTTCGACGCCGAGGGGTACCCGAACGCGAACGGGACCGCGACGCTCGTCGTCGACGAGACCGGAATCGTGCGGTTCGTCGCCTACCGGTTCGCCGCGACGCCGGACGGCGAACGAACCGAGTACGTCTACGAGGCCGGCTACACCGACGTCGGCGCGACGACGGTCGAAGAGCCCGAGTGGACCGCCGAGGCCTGA
- a CDS encoding sugar phosphate isomerase/epimerase family protein, whose translation MTDDDRRRADGNRTADGGTDLADLDLEVGFTLGLGMEFEPTVRWAASEGFDFVELLLDGPYARERIADRAESMRSALTDAGVGIVVHLPFVVDPGSPFAPVRAGAVEELTAGMDLAADLGAETVVFHPSSDAWDLGWAETETRGFVHEALDELVPAAIEHGLDPCLENIVSSYYVAARFPELLERYPDASMTFDTSHALLSGMDEAAQAAFCREHAGRIGHLHLVDTRGGDDEHLPVGMGRIDFETALGGLADAGWSGTATLEVGTEDRDTIALGKRHVRTLVGDR comes from the coding sequence ATGACCGACGACGACCGACGACGGGCCGATGGTAACCGGACGGCCGACGGCGGCACTGACCTCGCGGACCTCGACCTTGAGGTTGGATTCACGCTCGGACTCGGCATGGAGTTCGAACCGACCGTCCGGTGGGCCGCGAGCGAGGGCTTCGATTTCGTGGAACTGTTACTCGACGGGCCCTACGCCCGCGAGCGAATCGCCGACCGAGCGGAGTCGATGCGGTCGGCGCTGACGGACGCCGGCGTGGGTATCGTCGTCCACCTGCCGTTCGTCGTCGACCCGGGGTCGCCGTTCGCGCCCGTCCGGGCGGGCGCGGTCGAGGAACTCACTGCCGGGATGGACCTCGCGGCCGACCTCGGGGCGGAGACTGTCGTCTTCCACCCCTCCTCGGACGCCTGGGACCTCGGATGGGCGGAGACGGAGACCCGGGGGTTCGTCCACGAGGCGCTCGACGAGTTGGTGCCCGCGGCGATCGAGCACGGTCTGGACCCGTGCCTCGAGAACATCGTCTCGAGTTACTACGTCGCCGCCCGGTTCCCGGAACTGCTGGAGCGGTACCCGGACGCCTCGATGACGTTCGACACCAGCCACGCCCTGCTGTCCGGGATGGACGAGGCCGCCCAGGCGGCGTTCTGCCGCGAGCACGCGGGCCGGATCGGTCACCTCCACCTGGTGGACACGCGCGGCGGCGACGACGAACACCTGCCGGTCGGGATGGGCCGAATCGACTTCGAGACGGCGCTCGGGGGGCTGGCCGACGCCGGCTGGTCGGGCACCGCGACGCTGGAGGTCGGCACCGAGGACCGCGACACGATCGCCCTCGGGAAACGACACGTCCGAACGCTGGTCGGCGACCGCTGA
- a CDS encoding restriction endonuclease: MVASSDYLTTLRSLSPRHFEQFVADVWQERQGWSTEVMPPGPDRGIDVLGQPPSGGAKTVVQCKRYGEDNKVSSREVQQYAALRQQRDDVEGVTIVTTGSFTSNATELAADLDIKCLDGEDLARVVEQYDAREILEWYAAGKPRDW; this comes from the coding sequence ATGGTGGCCTCCTCTGATTACCTGACGACGCTGCGCAGTCTGTCCCCACGCCACTTCGAGCAGTTCGTCGCAGACGTGTGGCAGGAGCGGCAGGGATGGTCGACTGAGGTGATGCCGCCCGGACCAGACCGAGGTATCGACGTACTCGGCCAGCCCCCGAGCGGTGGCGCGAAGACGGTCGTCCAGTGCAAGCGGTACGGCGAGGACAACAAGGTGTCGAGCCGCGAGGTACAGCAGTACGCCGCACTCCGACAACAACGAGACGACGTTGAGGGCGTTACAATCGTCACGACGGGCTCGTTCACGAGTAACGCGACGGAACTGGCGGCCGACCTCGACATCAAGTGCCTCGACGGTGAGGACCTTGCTCGAGTGGTTGAGCAGTACGACGCGAGGGAGATACTCGAGTGGTACGCGGCAGGGAAGCCGAGAGACTGGTGA
- a CDS encoding elongation factor EF-2 — protein sequence MGRRKKIVQECERLMDEPKNIRNIAIAAHVDHGKTTLTDNLLAGAGMIADESAGQQLAMDTEEDEQERGITIDAANVSMTHEYEGANHLINLIDTPGHVDFGGDVTRAMRAVDGALVVVDAVEGAMPQTETVLRQALREGVKPTLFINKVDRLISELQEGPQEMQERLTGVIRDVNDLIRGMTEEMDDIDEDWTVSVEEGTVGFGSALYKWGVSMPSMQRTGMDFGEIIDLEQADKRQELHERTPLSDVVLDMVCEHFPDPIEAQPRRIPRIWRGDADSEIAGTMEMVDEDGELVMMVTDIGIDPHAGEIAAGRVFSGTIEKGQELYVSGTAGTNRVQSVGIYMGGEREEVERVPAGNIAAVTGLKDAIAGSTVSSVEMTPFESIEHISEPVITKSVEARNMDDLPKLIETLQQVAKEDPTIQIEINEDTGEHLISGQGELHLEVITQRIERNQGIPVNTGEPIVVYRESPQGSSREVEGRSPNNHNRFYITVEPLGDDIVESIKMGDVSMDMPELERREELMEQGMEKDTAQNVETIHGTNVFIDDTKGIQHLNETMELVIEGLEEALDDGPLAAEPVEGALIRLHDARLHEDAIHRGPAQVIPAVRQAVHNALVDAEIKLLEPIQEVRIDVPNEHMGAASGEIQGRRGRVDDMYQEGDLMVVEGIAPVDEMIGFSSDIRSATEGRASWNTENAGFRVMADNLQPEIITEIRERKGMKTELPEQIDYF from the coding sequence ATGGGCCGACGCAAGAAGATCGTACAGGAGTGTGAACGGCTGATGGACGAGCCGAAGAACATTCGGAACATCGCCATCGCCGCCCACGTCGACCACGGGAAGACGACGCTGACCGACAACCTGCTGGCCGGCGCCGGCATGATCGCCGACGAGAGCGCGGGCCAGCAGCTCGCGATGGACACCGAGGAGGACGAACAGGAGCGCGGAATCACCATCGACGCCGCCAACGTCTCGATGACCCACGAGTACGAGGGAGCCAACCACCTCATCAACCTCATCGACACGCCGGGCCACGTCGACTTCGGCGGCGACGTCACCCGGGCGATGCGGGCCGTCGACGGCGCGCTCGTCGTCGTCGACGCCGTCGAGGGCGCGATGCCCCAGACGGAAACCGTCCTCCGACAGGCGCTGCGCGAGGGCGTCAAGCCGACGCTGTTCATCAACAAGGTCGACCGTCTCATCTCCGAACTGCAGGAGGGTCCCCAGGAGATGCAGGAGCGACTCACCGGTGTCATCCGCGACGTCAACGACCTCATCCGCGGGATGACCGAGGAGATGGACGACATCGACGAGGACTGGACGGTCTCCGTCGAGGAGGGCACCGTCGGGTTCGGGTCGGCGCTGTACAAGTGGGGCGTCTCGATGCCGTCGATGCAGCGCACCGGCATGGACTTCGGCGAGATCATCGACCTCGAGCAGGCCGACAAGCGCCAGGAACTCCACGAGCGGACGCCGCTTTCGGACGTCGTCCTCGACATGGTCTGTGAGCACTTCCCGGACCCCATCGAGGCCCAGCCCCGCCGTATTCCGCGCATCTGGCGCGGCGACGCCGACTCCGAGATCGCCGGGACGATGGAGATGGTCGACGAGGACGGCGAACTCGTCATGATGGTCACCGACATCGGGATCGACCCCCACGCCGGCGAGATCGCCGCCGGCCGCGTGTTCTCCGGCACCATCGAGAAGGGCCAAGAACTGTACGTCTCCGGGACCGCCGGGACGAACCGCGTCCAGAGCGTCGGCATCTACATGGGCGGCGAGCGCGAGGAGGTCGAGCGCGTCCCCGCCGGCAACATCGCCGCCGTCACCGGCCTGAAGGACGCCATCGCCGGCTCGACGGTCTCCAGCGTCGAGATGACGCCGTTCGAGTCCATCGAGCACATCTCCGAGCCCGTCATCACGAAGTCCGTCGAGGCGAGGAACATGGACGACCTGCCGAAGCTCATCGAGACGCTCCAGCAGGTCGCAAAGGAAGACCCCACCATCCAGATCGAGATCAACGAGGACACCGGCGAACACCTCATCTCCGGGCAGGGCGAACTCCACCTCGAGGTCATCACCCAGCGCATCGAGCGCAACCAGGGCATCCCGGTCAACACCGGCGAACCCATCGTCGTCTACCGGGAGTCGCCGCAGGGCTCCTCGCGCGAGGTCGAGGGGCGGTCGCCGAACAACCACAACCGGTTCTACATCACCGTCGAACCGCTCGGCGACGACATCGTCGAGTCCATCAAGATGGGCGACGTCTCGATGGACATGCCCGAACTCGAGCGCCGCGAGGAGCTCATGGAGCAGGGCATGGAGAAGGACACTGCCCAGAACGTCGAGACCATCCACGGCACCAACGTCTTCATCGACGACACGAAGGGTATCCAGCACCTCAACGAGACGATGGAGCTGGTCATCGAGGGCCTCGAGGAGGCGCTCGACGACGGCCCGCTGGCCGCCGAACCCGTCGAGGGCGCGCTGATCCGCCTGCACGACGCCCGCCTCCACGAGGACGCCATCCACCGCGGCCCCGCACAGGTCATCCCCGCCGTCCGGCAGGCCGTCCACAACGCCCTCGTGGACGCCGAAATCAAGCTCCTGGAACCCATCCAGGAGGTCCGCATCGACGTGCCCAACGAGCACATGGGCGCCGCCTCCGGCGAGATCCAGGGTCGCCGCGGCCGCGTCGACGACATGTACCAGGAGGGAGACCTCATGGTCGTCGAGGGCATCGCGCCCGTCGACGAGATGATCGGCTTCTCCAGCGACATCCGCTCGGCGACGGAGGGCCGCGCCTCCTGGAACACCGAGAACGCCGGCTTCCGCGTGATGGCCGACAACCTCCAGCCCGAAATCATCACCGAGATCCGCGAGCGGAAGGGCATGAAGACGGAACTGCCCGAGCAGATTGACTACTTCTGA
- the pdxT gene encoding pyridoxal 5'-phosphate synthase glutaminase subunit PdxT, which yields MLRAGVIAVQGDVAEHAAAIRRAAERHGESVSVEEIRTAGTVPDCDLLLMPGGESTTISRLLAEEGIDEEVREFAASGKPMLVTCAGLIVASRDAKDDRVATLSVLDVTVDRNAFGRQKDSFEAALDVRGLDDPFPAVFIRAPAIGEVGDGVEVLAEFDGRPVAVRQDNVVGTAFHPELTDDSRIHGLAFFESD from the coding sequence ATGCTCAGGGCGGGCGTCATCGCAGTACAGGGCGACGTCGCCGAACACGCGGCGGCCATCCGGCGGGCCGCCGAGCGCCACGGCGAGTCCGTCAGCGTCGAGGAGATACGGACCGCCGGGACCGTCCCGGACTGCGATCTGCTGTTGATGCCGGGTGGGGAGTCGACGACCATCTCCCGGCTCCTGGCCGAGGAGGGTATCGACGAGGAGGTCCGCGAGTTCGCGGCCTCGGGCAAGCCGATGCTCGTCACCTGTGCCGGCCTCATCGTCGCCAGCCGGGACGCGAAGGACGACCGGGTGGCGACGCTTTCCGTCCTCGACGTCACCGTCGACCGCAACGCCTTCGGCCGCCAGAAGGACAGTTTCGAGGCGGCGCTGGACGTCCGCGGACTCGACGACCCGTTCCCGGCGGTGTTCATCCGGGCGCCCGCCATCGGCGAGGTGGGCGACGGCGTCGAGGTGCTGGCCGAGTTCGACGGCCGCCCCGTCGCCGTCCGCCAGGACAACGTCGTCGGCACCGCGTTCCACCCCGAATTGACCGACGACTCCCGTATCCACGGACTGGCGTTCTTCGAGTCGGACTGA
- a CDS encoding cation diffusion facilitator family transporter gives MAGGSTGVVVAAMFANGGIAVLKFIGFLLTGSPSMLAETYHSISDTGNQVLLLIGIKYSQQDANQAHPFGYGKAQYFYAFLVSVLLFGIAGWESLNHGIHKLRHPNEGGGGGAAEFLGFTVDIALPFDPFWVSVVVLLGGIVFETYAFVKARAELKRQMEEYGWSGYREAFEQTSDLTTLTAFTEDTVALVGLIVALVGITAARVLDNPLYDAAGAVVIGVLLMLFAVLLAIENKRLIVGESLASEVEADLERIITGHDGVVGIDGFRTVFVGPQDALVTADVSFSPGLETADIDTTIDDIEAAVKERDDRVSIVYVEPEV, from the coding sequence ATGGCTGGCGGTAGTACCGGCGTCGTCGTCGCTGCGATGTTCGCAAACGGGGGGATCGCCGTCCTGAAGTTCATCGGCTTCCTGCTGACCGGGAGTCCCTCCATGCTCGCCGAGACGTATCACTCCATCTCCGACACGGGCAACCAGGTGCTGTTGCTCATCGGCATCAAGTACAGCCAGCAGGACGCAAACCAGGCGCACCCGTTCGGCTACGGGAAGGCGCAGTACTTCTACGCCTTCCTCGTCTCCGTGCTGCTGTTCGGCATCGCGGGCTGGGAGAGCCTCAACCACGGCATCCACAAGTTACGACACCCGAACGAGGGTGGGGGCGGCGGCGCCGCGGAGTTCCTGGGGTTCACCGTCGACATCGCGCTGCCGTTCGACCCCTTCTGGGTGTCGGTGGTGGTCCTGCTCGGCGGCATCGTCTTCGAGACGTACGCGTTCGTGAAGGCGAGGGCCGAACTGAAACGCCAGATGGAGGAGTACGGCTGGTCGGGCTACCGGGAAGCCTTCGAGCAGACGAGCGACCTGACGACGCTGACCGCCTTCACCGAGGACACCGTCGCGCTCGTCGGACTGATCGTGGCGCTGGTCGGCATCACCGCCGCGCGCGTCCTCGACAATCCCCTCTACGACGCCGCCGGCGCGGTCGTCATCGGCGTCCTGCTGATGCTGTTCGCGGTGCTTCTCGCCATCGAGAACAAGCGACTCATCGTCGGCGAGAGCCTCGCGTCCGAGGTCGAGGCAGACCTCGAGAGGATCATCACCGGCCACGACGGCGTCGTCGGAATTGACGGCTTCCGGACGGTGTTCGTCGGGCCACAGGACGCCCTCGTGACGGCCGACGTGAGCTTCTCCCCGGGGCTCGAGACGGCCGACATCGACACGACCATCGACGACATCGAGGCGGCCGTCAAGGAGCGCGACGACCGGGTGAGCATCGTCTACGTCGAGCCCGAAGTGTAG
- a CDS encoding metallophosphoesterase, with the protein MLVVISDTHGRESACLEGRTETVVEEADLVVHAGDFVTAEVFEAFQSRCDLRGVYGNNDPPAVRERVPADRIVEWAGLRILVVHGHEHTDTALAMAGRQASADLVAFGHSHEPGFHEGEVPFCNPGSHADPRWHRPAHAELQWDDDAGLARGRLVEPSGETFEEFVVEPRSVDRQG; encoded by the coding sequence ATGCTCGTCGTCATCTCGGACACCCACGGCCGCGAGTCGGCCTGCCTCGAGGGTCGCACCGAGACCGTCGTCGAGGAAGCCGACCTGGTGGTTCACGCCGGCGACTTCGTGACCGCCGAGGTGTTCGAGGCCTTCCAGTCGCGGTGTGACCTCCGTGGCGTCTACGGCAACAACGACCCGCCGGCGGTCCGCGAGCGCGTGCCCGCCGACCGAATCGTCGAGTGGGCCGGCCTCCGAATCCTCGTCGTCCACGGCCACGAACACACCGACACGGCGCTGGCGATGGCGGGCCGGCAGGCCAGCGCCGATCTGGTCGCCTTCGGTCACTCTCACGAACCGGGGTTCCACGAGGGGGAGGTCCCCTTCTGTAACCCCGGCAGCCACGCCGACCCGCGGTGGCACCGCCCGGCGCACGCGGAACTGCAGTGGGACGACGACGCCGGTCTCGCCCGCGGCCGACTCGTCGAACCGTCCGGCGAGACCTTCGAGGAGTTCGTCGTCGAACCGCGGTCCGTGGACCGACAGGGATGA
- a CDS encoding ArsR/SmtB family transcription factor, with translation MSLLPSSPDVSPDSDPRLVGLDSEEADELMAALSSETARRLLAELHDEPAPPGELADRVDTSLQNAQYHLEKLENAGAIEDVGTAYSEKGREMTVYGPADSPLVIYAGEQERASGLRAALSRLFGGVLALVVGSLAVQELFGRSLLSDLAGTGSGAGGDPNGGAGGDDGDTGFDANATEDGGTPTDEVGISVNDDAGTATPEGTPAGGNGGDGRATETPLEEETAVPTDEPRIATETEAVERQAGTPTEAPAATETAAAQDGGAGPLDFLDGLLDGLIAGGLPPGLAFFVGGFTVLSVVVVMTYLRAQP, from the coding sequence ATGAGCCTCCTGCCCTCCAGTCCGGACGTCTCCCCGGACAGCGACCCACGGCTCGTCGGTCTCGACAGCGAGGAGGCCGACGAGCTGATGGCCGCTCTCTCCTCGGAGACGGCCCGGCGGCTGCTGGCGGAACTCCACGACGAGCCCGCGCCGCCGGGCGAACTCGCCGACCGCGTCGACACCTCGCTGCAGAACGCCCAGTACCACCTCGAGAAGCTCGAAAACGCCGGCGCCATCGAGGACGTCGGCACCGCCTACTCCGAGAAGGGCCGCGAGATGACAGTCTACGGCCCCGCCGACAGCCCGCTGGTCATCTACGCCGGCGAGCAGGAGCGGGCCTCCGGGCTCCGGGCCGCCCTCTCGCGGCTCTTCGGCGGCGTCCTCGCGCTCGTGGTCGGCTCGCTGGCCGTCCAGGAACTGTTCGGTCGGAGCCTCCTCAGCGACCTGGCGGGGACCGGGTCGGGCGCCGGCGGCGACCCCAACGGTGGCGCGGGGGGCGACGACGGGGACACCGGGTTCGATGCCAACGCCACCGAGGATGGGGGTACCCCGACCGACGAGGTCGGCATCTCGGTGAACGACGACGCCGGGACGGCGACGCCGGAGGGTACCCCGGCCGGGGGCAACGGCGGGGACGGACGGGCGACCGAGACGCCGCTCGAGGAGGAGACGGCGGTCCCGACCGACGAGCCGAGAATCGCCACCGAGACGGAGGCCGTCGAACGGCAGGCCGGGACGCCGACGGAGGCACCGGCCGCCACGGAGACGGCCGCCGCGCAGGACGGCGGCGCGGGACCGCTCGACTTTCTCGACGGCCTCCTCGACGGCCTGATCGCTGGGGGACTGCCGCCCGGACTGGCCTTCTTCGTCGGCGGGTTCACCGTGCTGTCGGTCGTCGTCGTGATGACCTACCTCCGGGCACAGCCCTGA